The genomic stretch tcggcaatattccaacggactcccaataagctcttggacttcacgacgatcttcttggcgagttccgacgagcttctttggtaagctcttggacttcttgactggttcctacagaacttccgacgaacactcgaactcccaacaaaatcctattcttgactccaagactttattttgttttatgccttgctatcgtagttaattttacacttataaaaacacacttcgatctagacaattattactaagcttgaataatgtttttcggcatgtcattggtccatcgacgcttcgtctgattcttcaatgcatcgtcctctcttacggcctattgcccaatcggccagttgactccgcaactccaatatctttggctcaatatccgctcttcttggcccgatgtctgaatccatggcccgaagctttctgtcaatatatcgaccgatcctctggtctGACGTTTAATCATccgacatattttcctccgacccaacatgattcttcctaatttaattgtctctccttgatcgaagcatcatacgtcactcaaaacgtagattaaatcataaaaaattatcaattggtttcatcatcaaaatatgagattcaataaaactaatattttttaaatattatcaaaACCATGATCTTATTAGTTGATCCATATTTCATCAATGACCTAAAATCTATGATATACTATTTTTAATTCGAAAAAACTTTCAtctcaggattgaaatcaaataatattagttCGAATTTACGATGTATATCTTCCGATGTTATCGAAAAAAGATCTTTGTGTGATTTGCAAAATCACAATCCTCGTATCCGAATATCAAAGTGACATCGATCTACAAGGAGAAACAGGCACTCTTCCTCCTCtcattctattttttttataggaCCATACGAGGGCATGACATAGTATGCTCCGAATGAGGCATGACACAGGATGCTCCAAATGGATATTAACTTCTGAACTATTAgtaaaaaatacttaaatctaAATTAGCAATAATACATGCATCATATGTCGATTTATAATTTTACCCGCCCACTTGCAATGTCACGTTAAGTCGGAGATTTACCGAATAaattaaagaagaaggctcttatcgatataaaatttaataaatataaacatcagtataatattttattctataaaaaaaaagaagagtctATTTTCATCACTAAATCCTGACAAAGAAGGCAGAACaaagttataatattttattctataAATAAAGAGACTTTTTTCCTTCGGGTTCAAATCCGATGGGTCGAGATATTATTTTTCTAAGGAAAAAGACAGTATAATAAGCAGTAGATTCAAGAAAGTTCTTTTGAGGTTTGATGGAATTTGCAGGTGACTGAGCCAAAGGAGTTCAAAAGTGTTGGAGGGATATATGCAATTTTAATGTGATTGCATATGCAATCTTTGTTGGGGATTATTCTTTGATAACAAAGATTAAGGTTCATTAGGATCCCCTCCACATATCATTACAGATATCGGGAGCGAATTAGAGAACGACTTTTGGGTTGCCATTAGGCACTTAATCCACAATTAATGACGCTGCAATGTCTCTTGCAGCGCTCACAGCCGTTTCACGAATCCCAAAGCGGCATAACCAAAACCTTGGCCAATCCCTTCCTTTCCTACTCGCCTGTCCTCCCCCAGACACGCGCGCCCGTTTCTGCCAACAGGGAGAACCGTGGGTCCCGTATGGAGGGAGAGTATGGACAAAATTCGTGTCCGCTGTATGGTGGAATCAGCGGATCTTGTCGGATCGCAGAGGGAAAGAGTCTGACGTGGAGGGACAGGTGGGATTTTGCTGTCGGCGGTCGGATGGGGATCCGATGGGCGGATGTCAGCCGTCGGATCGAGGAAGATGTCGTACGTGCTCGTATTAAAGCGCAGGTGAGGGGGGAAGAGACAGAACGGGGATAAAGTAGAGGGGTGCGACCGTGCGAGAGAGCAAGAGGGGCCGTTTCGAGAAGCATATGGCCGCTGTTTGGGGGAGGGAGAAGGTTTCGATCTTTCCGTCTATTTGGATCGCTCCGCACTCGCTGCTACCTTAGTGGGATCTGATTGAGCAGAGGAGATTCTAGAAATCGAATGGGAATCTTCGTTGCTTGAAGTCGGCCGCTGGATTCAAGGGTGGGTATTCCATCCTCCTGCCTTCTCTCTGTTTTCTCGCGTTTGTTATCCTCTATATGTTCGAGTAACTCTCTGTGGAAGATATAAAGGAGGAGTCTTGGCGCATTTGgagtttggtatggtttctgcaaTCTGGAGGGTAGAGTGGATGGGTTTTGGGTTCGAGGTCTCCGATTTCCTTCCTTTTCCGACTTTGTTGTTGTACGGATGAGCGGACTTCGCTTCCTACAGGGGGTTTTGAGATGGCAGAAAAGGATAAAGATCGAAACTTGGGACGGAGTTCCGCGGAttaattttttggttttttttccaTTCAAATTCTTGTTTCTGGCCTCATCTTTTTTGAATGATCCCATGAATGTccgaagaaaagaaaaataaaaaaaatccctcCTTTCCCCTTTTATTCTATGCTTTTGTTTGGAACCCGATTCTTCTCGGCTCAGAGGACGAAActttctttttttgctttttatttcCTTCTCCCTTTGCTTTTCTCTTCATCTCCTTCGTCtttgttctcttctttttcttctacaAATTTTTCGCTCGTACTACTATGTTACTCATTTCCGGTGTCAGTGTTCTCCTGCCATATTCGAACTCTGGTATCCATCTGCAGCTGAGGTGATAAAAAGAGAATTTTCGGCTTCTTCCGACTGAAGACTCccaaacgagaaaaaaaaaaaaaaaaaccctcgcTTTTCGACTCAAAATAGGAAAAAAGATGCCTCATACGTCCTTTCACTCGATACTTTCCCTTATACGCCCACCGGGCATCTCTCCTTCTCTAAATCTAGAGTGGATATGACATAAAACCCACATAAGAATGTTAAAAATCATTTCTTTTCTGATCACCTCATCTAATCGAGGCGTTGGCTTTGTTTATCCCACAGCGGTGAGAGGAGAAGGTGCCTGCGGAGAAGATTTGGCCGTGTGATCGCTGAGTCCATGGTGGGATCAGATAGAGACAGGCAGCGATCGCGAGATTTGATGCGTGGAACAAGCAGGGCGAGTCGTCTCTCGCCCGCTAAGCGACAGCCAATCGGCTTCTCCTCGCCAACCGGTATTTGTGCTCTATTCTCCCTTCCTTATGTTCCCCTTATTGCCCCTTATTCCTATTCGAATTTACTTTCGTGGGTACCATACTGCTCTTTTTACTTGTTAACAACCTCCTCCTCTGTCGGATAATGTGTACCAACCTGTTTGCTGTTTTTCCTCTCGCAGGCTCTGCTCCCTTCTTTTCACGTTCTTGGGTGTTTTTTGTGGTCAATTCACTAAAACTCCTATTTCGTTTTGATCTTTTTCAGTTTCAAATGATAATGTCCACTTTAACAGTGGAGATGGAGTAGACACGAATGCGTCGATGGCTAGGTGGAAGGACAAGGTCAGGATTTCAAGGTGGAGATTGAACAACAATGATTCGTCTGGTGAAGTGGGCTGCAGCAGATCGGAAGGTGAGGAGGCTAATCCTATTCGTGCAATGCTTGGTAGTATCACCACCGCTAGTCTAACTAGTAGGAAGACAGTTGGGCTCCATGAAAAGGTTTGATCATTTTGCCCATAGTTTGTACACTGattttgatatgtgtttatgtggcTGATTCTTAATCTTTAAAAGGTAGCTGAGGATAGCGATATTGTCGATCCTGCATCTGTGCCAAGGAAATTGAGATCAGGTATGTGAAACTCACTGTGTATtgatttttttacaaatatttattaaagcttaattgaattgtgcttttttttttttttttccgtatGCACGTTAATTTCATGATACTGAACATGCATTACCCTAAATTTGTTAGGAAACTACATTTTCTTTGGAGTTTTgtgaatataaaatatttcagaggtTGACTTATATTTTTTATTCAGTTTCTAAGGATCATAAAGTATTTATACTGTTTCATGTAATTTCCACCTTTTTAATTGTGGCACTAAACAATATGAGGACAACAAgctgcaaatcaagtttttggttTTTCAATATGGTTAACTTATCAAAGTTATATGTAGTAGGGTTTGATGATTCTGTAATCTTTTCTGCTTCAGCTATCAACAAACGCGGCAGTCAGACATCACCTAATGAAGCAACAGTTACAAAGAAGAAACATCATTGTACTTCTAATGGTCTCCAGGTGCTGCATGGGGATGGCGGAAGGAGGTGCAAACAAAGCATGGTTAGATCCTTAGataatttgtttatttttatttgatttattttagtTTGTTTTATGCCTACAGGTCCAAGGTAAATATTATTGTTTTCTGTTTTATGTAGCTGTTTGACTCACTTACCAAGGATGAAGAGATAGCCGTTGATGCTTTATGTACATTATCTAGAATGCCACCTCTATGCAAGCAAATTCCACTACAGGAATGGAGTAGAGTGTCAGATGATTGTCAGGATATCGATGCAACCTCAGGCCAATGTTTAGAAGGTGAGCTTTCAGAACTTTTGTGGTCAGCTGAGTTATGAGTTGAGTGCTATGTATGTTTCCATTTTGGTTTGATTTTTGTTGTTTGGAACTTGAGCACATTATGTGATTTAACAGATATAAAAGAGGAGGATAAAAATGTTTTGCAACAAAGCACTGTCTGTGAAGTAAGGACTCTCTCTTTTATGGAAAAGCCATTTAAAGAGACAATAAAGGATGGACATGCTCCTTCCAGACAACCTATCACAGTTTGTGGAAAGCCAACTTATGATTCCAATTGTACTAGAACTCCTGAACCTGGTGGTCACATAGCTCCCTTGTCCGAGAATGAACACCCAGGGAATACTCCTTTCAGAAATCTTATGAATTCTTCAAGCCCTTCAGGAATCTTGCCTCACAGTTGTAATGGAATCAGGTAGGTTCTGTGTATTTCATTTTATGTGTTATTTCATAATATTTGATTGCTAACCAAATATGCTAAATATTAAGTTTGCCCCATTCTTTTCTTTCTGTGATAGGGCACTGCAACCGACTCAATATGATGATATAACAGCCCTTCCACCATGCAAATTAGATATGTCACTACAGGTAATACTTCTCCCTCAACTTTAGATGATTTTTCTTTTCCTGATATGAACTAATTATCTTTACTGATTTTAGAACGGAGATGCTGGATCGGCTTCGCTGGGACATGAAGTTCAACAAGCAGAGCATGGGAGTCAAAGTTGTGCAAAACTTGTCTATGTGGAAGGTAGCAATTATATGTCAAAAAAGAAACATTCTGCaagcaaaaatagtttctaatgCTTCATGTTGGATGCCAAGATTTATGATTAAATCGAATCATTGAGTAACTTCCTACTGTAACTGTCAGGGGCTATTCCACCACATGCCCAGGCCTCAAGCGATTGTGCAGAGTGTCCTGAACTTAGCACTATTACTGCTAGACTTGCTTCAAATGGAATTGACCATCCAACTAAGAAGGTGGTGTTTCAAGGCCTTAATTTTATATTTCCATAGTAATTTACAATTATTGACTTAAGTGTCAATATGCTATGTGTTTGGACTCCATGAATCGTGTAGGTTTATGTGACATTGTAGTTTTTCTTGTTGGCACCAAGTTCAGTTTGCTATTGTTTTATAGGTTTGTAGTCTTCAAGATTGTTTGGAAGTCTATTTGTTATTCTTACTAAAATGTTAAAGAGTAGTCATTTCCATGTATCATGATATATTTCCGAGTGCTCAAGTTCTAAAGCATTGTCATTTATGTTACAAACGTCAACACAACTTGTCTTTTATTTCATCTGTGCAGATATCATAAACTGAAATTGGTCTGCAGATTTTACTACTAGTATTTAGCTTCACTGCCATTTTATGGCCTATTCGTTAGTCCTGTGTTTTCATACATAATTGGTTGGTTTTATCTGTCCAGGTTCTGATCGATGTGAAGTCGGATACAAAAAACTGTGCTACTCATGTATTCATATGCAATCTTATCAAATGCTATCAAAATAAGGGGAATCAACGGACAGTGTCACTGTCGTCCGAGGAACCAAAGTCCAGGAATGAGTCAAATTTGCATGCAACATTAAACAATGATATATCTGGGTTACGAAGTGGATCCAACAGTGTGACATCTGCTGCTACCAATGGTTCTATAGTTGAGAGAAATACACATGGAGGAAGAAATGAAATTCGATGTAGCAAAACATTTATGCCAGCTCACCTGTCTTCAGTCTCATTAGAAGTCAAGCAAAAGCGGGTAATTTTTcgtaatttctctctctctctctctctctctcaacttccCTTGATGTTCCTAATGAATTGTTGCATTTTGTTCAGACCTGTGACTTCCTCTCCTTATCAGCTGGTGGTGTTGCTAGTACTTCTCCAAATGGAATGCAACATCCTGGGAAGCTTGTTTCTCCTTTTTTGCATGCTCAGGTTCCACACCATTCTCTCATGCCATATCCTTTCCCTCGTGTACCATATGGCCCACCTTACCCAGAGAAGGTAGCACCACCTGCAGCTACTCAACAGGTACTGACAAATACTTTGGCATAATTATTGTGATCACTTTGGCAGTATAACAATTGGTGAAAGACATCTTAGTCTCGTTCATCAGGCGTTTAGCTTAGTTCATTACCGTCATTTGTAATGTCATCTTATATTTTTGTTAGGAAACAAATCAGGACCCAACTTTTGCAATGATGACATAGAGCTTGTAGCATGTGCATCTCTCTCTTGATTCATGTTGAACTTTTGATGTTTGTTTACAGGCACAACTACAAGTAGCACATTACGGAGGCAACCCATTCTATGGACTTAATATGGACAACACTATAGGCAATATACAGCTGCAGCAACAGCGCCAGCAGCAACAGATATGGCAAGCCCATCTTGCAAACTACAGGGTTCCTGTAGGCGTTTCAGTGTTGCAGAACGAGCAACTCCGTGATTCAT from Musa acuminata AAA Group cultivar baxijiao chromosome BXJ1-3, Cavendish_Baxijiao_AAA, whole genome shotgun sequence encodes the following:
- the LOC135623646 gene encoding uncharacterized protein LOC135623646 isoform X2, with the protein product MIRLVKWAAADRKVAEDSDIVDPASVPRKLRSAINKRGSQTSPNEATVTKKKHHCTSNGLQVLHGDGGRRCKQSMLFDSLTKDEEIAVDALCTLSRMPPLCKQIPLQEWSRVSDDCQDIDATSGQCLEDIKEEDKNVLQQSTVCEVRTLSFMEKPFKETIKDGHAPSRQPITVCGKPTYDSNCTRTPEPGGHIAPLSENEHPGNTPFRNLMNSSSPSGILPHSCNGIRALQPTQYDDITALPPCKLDMSLQNGDAGSASLGHEVQQAEHGSQSCAKLVYVEGAIPPHAQASSDCAECPELSTITARLASNGIDHPTKKVLIDVKSDTKNCATHVFICNLIKCYQNKGNQRTVSLSSEEPKSRNESNLHATLNNDISGLRSGSNSVTSAATNGSIVERNTHGGRNEIRCSKTFMPAHLSSVSLEVKQKRTCDFLSLSAGGVASTSPNGMQHPGKLVSPFLHAQVPHHSLMPYPFPRVPYGPPYPEKVAPPAATQQAQLQVAHYGGNPFYGLNMDNTIGNIQLQQQRQQQQIWQAHLANYRVPVGVSVLQNEQLRDSSGPMSQRVQASSTLSPSCLQIQGGSSHRPIFQQQHHLLANGSPSSSKVKPHQHQQFGDMH
- the LOC135623646 gene encoding uncharacterized protein LOC135623646 isoform X1, which gives rise to MVGSDRDRQRSRDLMRGTSRASRLSPAKRQPIGFSSPTVSNDNVHFNSGDGVDTNASMARWKDKVRISRWRLNNNDSSGEVGCSRSEGEEANPIRAMLGSITTASLTSRKTVGLHEKVAEDSDIVDPASVPRKLRSAINKRGSQTSPNEATVTKKKHHCTSNGLQVLHGDGGRRCKQSMLFDSLTKDEEIAVDALCTLSRMPPLCKQIPLQEWSRVSDDCQDIDATSGQCLEDIKEEDKNVLQQSTVCEVRTLSFMEKPFKETIKDGHAPSRQPITVCGKPTYDSNCTRTPEPGGHIAPLSENEHPGNTPFRNLMNSSSPSGILPHSCNGIRALQPTQYDDITALPPCKLDMSLQNGDAGSASLGHEVQQAEHGSQSCAKLVYVEGAIPPHAQASSDCAECPELSTITARLASNGIDHPTKKVLIDVKSDTKNCATHVFICNLIKCYQNKGNQRTVSLSSEEPKSRNESNLHATLNNDISGLRSGSNSVTSAATNGSIVERNTHGGRNEIRCSKTFMPAHLSSVSLEVKQKRTCDFLSLSAGGVASTSPNGMQHPGKLVSPFLHAQVPHHSLMPYPFPRVPYGPPYPEKVAPPAATQQAQLQVAHYGGNPFYGLNMDNTIGNIQLQQQRQQQQIWQAHLANYRVPVGVSVLQNEQLRDSSGPMSQRVQASSTLSPSCLQIQGGSSHRPIFQQQHHLLANGSPSSSKVKPHQHQQFGDMH